The Pseudomonas allokribbensis genome has a window encoding:
- the ffh gene encoding signal recognition particle protein, giving the protein MFENLTDRLSQTLRHVTGKAKLTEDNIKDTLREVRMALLEADVALPVVKDFVNSVKERAVGTEVSRSLTPGQAFVKIVQAELESLMGAANEDLNLSAVPPAVVLMAGLQGAGKTTTAGKLARFLKERKKKSVMVVSADVYRPAAIKQLETLANDIGVTFFPSDLSQKPVDIANAAIKEAKLKFIDVVIVDTAGRLHIDEEMMGEIKALHAAINPVETLFVVDAMTGQDAANTAKAFGDALPLTGVILTKVDGDARGGAALSVRAITGKPIKFIGMGEKTEALEPFHPERIASRILGMGDVLSLIEQAEATLDKDKADKLAKKLKKGKGFDLEDFRDQLQQMKNMGGLGGLMDKLPSIGGVNLSQMGNAQNAAEKQFKQMEAIINSMTPAERRDPELISGSRKRRIAMGSGTQVQDIGRLIKQHKQMQKMMKKFSAKGGMAKMMRGMGGMLPGGGMPKM; this is encoded by the coding sequence ATGTTTGAAAACTTAACCGACCGTCTCTCGCAGACGCTGCGCCATGTCACTGGCAAGGCGAAGCTGACCGAAGACAACATCAAAGACACCCTGCGCGAAGTGCGCATGGCGTTGCTCGAAGCCGACGTCGCCCTGCCGGTGGTCAAGGACTTCGTCAATTCGGTCAAGGAGCGCGCTGTCGGCACCGAGGTGTCGCGCAGCCTGACACCGGGCCAGGCGTTCGTGAAGATCGTCCAGGCCGAGCTCGAAAGCCTGATGGGCGCGGCCAACGAAGATTTGAACCTGAGTGCCGTGCCGCCAGCCGTCGTATTGATGGCCGGTCTGCAGGGTGCCGGTAAAACCACTACCGCCGGCAAGCTGGCGCGCTTCCTTAAAGAGCGCAAGAAGAAGTCGGTCATGGTCGTGTCGGCGGACGTCTATCGTCCTGCGGCGATCAAACAGCTGGAAACCCTGGCCAACGACATCGGCGTGACGTTCTTCCCGTCCGACCTGAGCCAGAAGCCGGTCGACATCGCCAACGCGGCTATTAAAGAAGCAAAACTGAAATTCATCGACGTGGTCATCGTCGATACCGCCGGTCGTCTGCACATCGACGAAGAGATGATGGGCGAGATCAAGGCGCTGCACGCCGCGATCAACCCGGTCGAAACCCTGTTCGTGGTCGACGCCATGACCGGTCAGGACGCCGCCAACACGGCCAAGGCCTTCGGCGATGCACTGCCGCTGACCGGTGTGATCCTGACCAAGGTCGACGGTGACGCCCGTGGCGGTGCCGCGCTGTCCGTTCGTGCCATCACCGGCAAGCCGATCAAGTTCATCGGTATGGGCGAGAAGACCGAAGCCCTCGAGCCGTTCCACCCGGAGCGTATCGCTTCGCGGATCCTCGGCATGGGCGACGTGCTCAGCCTGATCGAACAGGCTGAAGCGACCCTCGACAAGGACAAGGCCGACAAACTGGCCAAGAAGCTGAAGAAGGGCAAGGGCTTCGACCTCGAAGACTTCCGCGATCAGTTGCAACAGATGAAGAACATGGGCGGTCTCGGCGGCCTCATGGACAAACTGCCGAGCATCGGTGGTGTGAACCTGTCGCAGATGGGCAATGCCCAGAACGCCGCAGAGAAGCAATTCAAACAGATGGAAGCCATCATCAACTCCATGACCCCGGCCGAGCGTCGCGACCCTGAGCTGATCAGCGGTTCGCGCAAGCGCCGGATCGCCATGGGTTCCGGCACTCAGGTGCAGGACATCGGTCGCTTGATCAAGCAGCACAAGCAGATGCAGAAGATGATGAAGAAATTCTCCGCCAAGGGCGGAATGGCGAAAATGATGCGCGGCATGGGCGGTATGTTGCCCGGCGGCGGCATGCCGAAAATGTAA
- the rpsP gene encoding 30S ribosomal protein S16: MLTIRLALGGSKKRPFYHLTVTDSRNPRDGSHKEQVGFFNPVARGQEIRLSVNQERVAYWLSVGAQPSERVAQLLKESAKAAA; encoded by the coding sequence ATGCTAACAATCCGTCTTGCCCTTGGCGGCTCCAAAAAGCGCCCGTTTTACCACCTGACCGTAACCGACTCCCGCAACCCGCGTGACGGTTCCCACAAAGAACAGGTTGGTTTCTTCAACCCTGTTGCCCGTGGTCAGGAAATCCGTCTGTCCGTGAACCAAGAGCGCGTTGCCTACTGGCTGAGCGTTGGTGCACAACCTTCTGAGCGCGTTGCTCAGTTGTTGAAGGAATCGGCTAAGGCTGCGGCCTGA
- the rimM gene encoding ribosome maturation factor RimM (Essential for efficient processing of 16S rRNA): MNATPAIADDLIVIGKIYSVHGVRGEVKVYSFTDPTENLLQYKTWTLKREGNVKQVELVSGRGSDKFLVAKLKGLDDREEARLLAGYEICVPRNLFAELTEGEYYWYQLEGLKVIDQLGQLLGKIDHLLETGANDVMVVKPCAGSLDDRERLLPYTEQCVLAVDLAAGEMKVDWDADF, from the coding sequence ATGAACGCGACGCCTGCTATTGCCGATGATTTGATCGTTATTGGCAAAATTTATTCTGTTCACGGCGTTCGCGGCGAAGTGAAGGTTTATTCCTTTACTGATCCGACTGAAAACCTGTTGCAGTACAAAACCTGGACGCTCAAGCGCGAAGGCAATGTCAAACAGGTCGAGCTGGTCAGTGGACGCGGGAGCGACAAGTTCCTGGTCGCAAAGCTCAAGGGTCTTGATGATCGTGAAGAAGCTCGTCTTCTGGCCGGTTATGAGATCTGCGTGCCGCGCAACCTGTTCGCTGAATTGACCGAAGGCGAGTACTACTGGTACCAGCTGGAAGGTCTGAAGGTCATCGATCAACTGGGGCAATTGCTCGGGAAAATCGATCATCTTCTGGAAACCGGCGCCAATGATGTAATGGTAGTCAAGCCTTGCGCTGGCAGCCTGGATGATCGCGAACGCCTGTTGCCCTATACGGAGCAATGTGTGTTGGCCGTCGACCTCGCAGCGGGCGAGATGAAGGTGGATTGGGACGCGGACTTCTAA
- the trmD gene encoding tRNA (guanosine(37)-N1)-methyltransferase TrmD encodes MANLRVEVISLFPEMFSAIGDYGITSRAVKQGLLQLTCWNPRDYTTDRHHTVDDRPFGGGPGMVMKIKPLEDALVQAKAAAGEVAKVIYLSPQGRQLTQSAVRELAKSDALILIAGRYEGIDERFIEAHVDEEWSIGDYVLSGGELPAMVLIDAVTRLLPGALGHADSAEEDSFTDGLLDCPHYTRPEVYADQRVPDVLLSGNHAHIRRWRLQQSLGRTYERRADLLESRSLSGEEKKLLEEYIRERDDS; translated from the coding sequence GTGGCTAACTTGCGCGTAGAAGTGATCAGTTTGTTTCCCGAGATGTTTTCCGCCATTGGCGACTACGGCATCACCAGTCGTGCGGTCAAACAGGGGCTCTTGCAGCTGACCTGTTGGAATCCGCGGGATTACACGACGGATCGGCATCACACTGTGGACGATCGCCCGTTTGGCGGTGGTCCGGGCATGGTGATGAAGATCAAGCCCCTGGAAGATGCTCTGGTTCAGGCCAAGGCAGCAGCCGGGGAGGTGGCGAAGGTGATTTACCTGTCCCCCCAAGGCCGTCAACTGACTCAGTCGGCGGTACGCGAACTGGCGAAATCGGATGCACTGATCCTGATTGCCGGTCGCTATGAAGGCATTGACGAGCGTTTTATTGAAGCTCATGTCGATGAAGAGTGGTCGATTGGCGACTATGTATTGTCTGGCGGCGAGCTGCCGGCCATGGTCCTGATCGATGCGGTTACACGACTGCTGCCTGGAGCTTTAGGGCATGCGGACTCCGCCGAGGAAGATTCCTTTACGGATGGTCTGCTGGATTGCCCGCACTACACCCGACCTGAGGTGTATGCGGATCAGCGTGTACCCGACGTGTTGCTGAGTGGCAACCACGCGCACATCCGGCGTTGGCGTTTACAGCAGTCCCTTGGTCGGACCTATGAACGACGCGCCGATCTTCTGGAAAGCCGCTCGCTTTCTGGAGAAGAGAAGAAGCTGCTCGAGGAATACATCCGCGAGCGGGACGATAGTTAA
- the rplS gene encoding 50S ribosomal protein L19 — MTNKIILALEAEQMTKEIPTFAPGDTIVVQVKVKEGDRSRLQAFEGVVIAKRNRGVNSAFTVRKISNGVGVERTFQTYSPQIDSMAVKRRGDVRKAKLYYLRDLSGKAARIKEKLA, encoded by the coding sequence ATGACCAACAAAATCATCCTTGCACTCGAAGCAGAGCAGATGACCAAAGAAATCCCTACCTTTGCCCCGGGCGACACCATTGTCGTTCAGGTGAAAGTGAAGGAAGGCGATCGTTCCCGTCTGCAAGCGTTCGAAGGCGTTGTAATCGCCAAGCGTAACCGCGGCGTGAACAGTGCGTTCACCGTTCGTAAAATCTCCAACGGTGTTGGCGTAGAACGTACTTTCCAGACCTACTCCCCGCAGATCGACAGCATGGCTGTTAAACGTCGCGGTGACGTACGTAAAGCCAAGCTGTACTACCTGCGCGACCTGTCGGGTAAAGCAGCTCGCATCAAGGAAAAACTGGCTTAA
- a CDS encoding acyl-CoA thioesterase produces the protein MTSREQEIERRTELSVTRVTKAVFPPTTNHHNTLFGGTALAWMDEVSFITATRFCRLPLVTVSTDRIDFNHAIPAGSIVELVGRVIKVGNTSLKVEVEVFVESMSCDGREKAIHGQFSFVAIDDDKRPVPVLPGFAA, from the coding sequence ATGACATCTCGTGAGCAAGAAATCGAACGCCGCACCGAACTCTCGGTGACCCGCGTGACCAAGGCGGTTTTCCCGCCGACCACCAACCATCACAACACCCTGTTCGGCGGCACTGCGCTCGCCTGGATGGACGAAGTGTCGTTTATCACCGCTACGCGTTTCTGCCGCTTGCCACTGGTGACCGTGTCGACCGACCGAATCGATTTCAACCACGCGATCCCGGCAGGTTCCATCGTCGAACTGGTCGGGCGGGTGATCAAGGTCGGCAACACCAGCCTCAAGGTCGAGGTGGAAGTGTTCGTTGAAAGCATGAGCTGCGACGGGCGCGAAAAAGCGATTCACGGGCAGTTCAGCTTCGTCGCGATTGACGACGACAAGCGCCCGGTGCCAGTTCTGCCTGGTTTTGCCGCCTGA
- the xerD gene encoding site-specific tyrosine recombinase XerD produces the protein MPAIDHPLIDQFLDALWLEKGLSDNTRDAYRSDLALFNGWLQEKNLELINAGRELILDHLAWRLEQNYKPRSTARFLSGVRGFYRYLLREKLISVDPTLRVDMPQLGRPLPKSLSEADVEALLRAPDLSEAIGQRDRAMLEVLYACGLRVTELISLTLEQVNLRQGVLRVMGKGSKERLVPMGEEAIVWVERYLRDGRGELLGGRPSDVLFPSQRGEQMTRQTFWHRIKHQAKVAGIGKSLSPHTLRHAFATHLLNHGADLRVVQMLLGHSDLSTTQIYTHVARARLQDLHAKHHPRG, from the coding sequence ATGCCCGCCATCGACCACCCGCTGATTGACCAGTTTCTCGACGCCCTATGGTTGGAAAAAGGTCTTTCCGACAACACCCGCGACGCCTATCGCAGTGATCTCGCACTGTTCAACGGCTGGTTGCAGGAGAAAAATCTCGAGCTGATCAACGCCGGTCGTGAATTGATCCTCGATCACCTGGCCTGGCGCCTGGAACAGAATTACAAACCCCGTTCCACCGCGCGATTCCTCTCGGGTGTACGTGGCTTTTATCGCTACCTGTTGCGGGAAAAGCTGATCTCGGTCGATCCGACCTTGCGCGTCGACATGCCGCAACTCGGTCGGCCGTTGCCCAAATCCCTGTCAGAAGCCGACGTTGAAGCGTTGCTGAGGGCGCCAGACTTGAGCGAAGCCATCGGCCAGCGTGACCGCGCCATGCTTGAAGTCCTTTATGCCTGCGGCTTGCGGGTAACCGAGCTGATCAGTCTGACCCTGGAGCAGGTCAACCTGCGTCAGGGCGTATTGAGGGTGATGGGCAAGGGCAGTAAAGAGCGCCTTGTACCGATGGGCGAGGAAGCGATTGTCTGGGTCGAGCGTTACCTGCGCGATGGTCGCGGCGAGCTGCTGGGCGGGCGTCCCAGCGATGTGCTGTTTCCCAGCCAGCGCGGCGAGCAGATGACTCGCCAGACCTTCTGGCACCGCATCAAGCATCAGGCCAAGGTCGCCGGTATCGGCAAATCGCTGTCGCCCCATACGCTGCGTCATGCCTTCGCCACGCACCTGCTCAACCATGGCGCCGACTTGCGGGTGGTGCAGATGTTGTTGGGCCACAGCGACCTGTCGACCACGCAGATCTACACTCACGTCGCCCGGGCACGGTTGCAGGATCTGCATGCCAAGCATCACCCTCGAGGCTGA
- the dsbC gene encoding bifunctional protein-disulfide isomerase/oxidoreductase DsbC, whose product MRLTQIFAAAAIALVSTFAIADDAADKAIRQSLENLQLDVPVDTITASPLPGLYEVKLKGSRVLYASADGQYIVQGYMFQLKDGKPVNLTEKTERLGISKLINAIPVAETVVYPAVGETKSHITVFTDTTCPYCHKLHAEVPELNKRGIEVRYVAFPRQGLGSPGDEQLQAVWCSKDKKAAMDKMVDGKEIKAAKCENPVSKQFALGQSIGVNGTPAIVLADGQVIPGYQPAPQVAKLALGAK is encoded by the coding sequence ATGCGTCTGACCCAGATTTTCGCCGCCGCAGCCATTGCGTTGGTCAGCACCTTTGCCATCGCCGATGATGCGGCCGACAAAGCCATCCGCCAGAGCCTGGAAAACCTCCAGCTCGACGTGCCGGTGGACACCATCACCGCCAGCCCGCTGCCGGGCCTGTACGAAGTCAAGCTCAAGGGCAGCCGCGTGCTCTACGCCAGCGCCGACGGCCAGTACATCGTTCAGGGCTACATGTTCCAGCTCAAGGACGGCAAACCGGTCAACCTGACGGAGAAGACCGAGCGCCTGGGCATTTCCAAACTGATCAATGCGATCCCGGTGGCCGAAACCGTGGTTTACCCGGCCGTGGGCGAAACCAAGTCGCACATCACCGTTTTCACCGACACCACTTGCCCGTACTGCCACAAGCTGCACGCCGAAGTGCCGGAGCTGAACAAGCGCGGCATCGAAGTGCGTTACGTGGCGTTCCCGCGCCAGGGCCTGGGTTCGCCGGGTGACGAGCAACTGCAAGCCGTGTGGTGCTCGAAAGACAAGAAAGCGGCCATGGACAAGATGGTCGATGGCAAGGAAATCAAGGCTGCCAAGTGCGAGAACCCGGTTTCCAAGCAGTTCGCCCTCGGTCAGTCGATCGGCGTGAACGGCACACCGGCCATCGTATTGGCTGACGGACAAGTCATTCCGGGCTACCAGCCTGCGCCACAAGTCGCCAAACTGGCGCTGGGCGCGAAGTAA
- a CDS encoding homoserine dehydrogenase, with the protein MKPVKVGICGLGTVGGGTFNVLQRNAEEIARRAGRGIEVAQIAMRTPKPQFQTTGIAITNDVFEVATNPEIDIVIELMGGYTVARELVLKAIENGKHVVTANKALIAVHGNEIFAKAREKGVIVAFEAAVAGGIPVIKAIREGLSANRINWVAGIINGTGNFILTEMREKGRTFEDVLAEAQALGYAEADPTFDVEGIDAAHKLTILASIAFGIPLQFDKAYTEGITKLTTADVNYAEALGYRIKHLGVARSTAAGIELRVHPTLIPADRLIANVNGVMNAVMVNGDAAGSTLFYGAGAGMEPTASSVIADLVDVVRAMTSDPENRVPHLAFQPDSLSAHPILPIEACESAYYLRIQAKDHPGVLAQVASILSERGINIESIMQKEVEEHDGLVPMILLTHRVLEQHINDAIAALEALAGVVGPVVRIRVEHLN; encoded by the coding sequence GTGAAACCGGTCAAAGTAGGCATCTGTGGGTTAGGGACCGTCGGTGGCGGTACCTTCAACGTACTTCAGCGCAACGCCGAGGAAATTGCTCGTCGTGCCGGGCGTGGAATCGAAGTGGCACAAATTGCCATGCGCACGCCAAAGCCTCAGTTCCAGACGACCGGTATTGCGATTACCAACGATGTCTTCGAAGTGGCCACGAACCCTGAGATCGACATCGTCATAGAGCTGATGGGCGGCTACACCGTTGCCCGCGAGCTGGTACTCAAGGCCATCGAGAATGGCAAGCATGTGGTCACCGCGAACAAGGCTCTGATTGCCGTTCACGGTAATGAAATTTTCGCCAAGGCACGCGAGAAAGGCGTGATCGTGGCATTTGAAGCGGCGGTAGCCGGTGGCATTCCGGTGATCAAGGCGATCCGTGAAGGCCTGTCCGCCAACCGTATCAACTGGGTCGCCGGGATCATCAACGGCACCGGCAACTTCATCCTCACCGAAATGCGCGAGAAGGGTCGCACCTTCGAAGACGTGCTGGCCGAGGCGCAAGCGCTGGGCTACGCCGAAGCCGATCCGACGTTCGACGTCGAAGGCATCGACGCGGCGCACAAGCTGACGATCCTGGCTTCGATCGCGTTCGGTATTCCGTTGCAGTTCGACAAGGCTTACACCGAAGGCATCACCAAGCTGACCACCGCCGACGTGAACTACGCCGAAGCGCTGGGCTACCGCATCAAGCACCTGGGCGTGGCACGCAGCACCGCCGCGGGTATCGAGTTGCGCGTACACCCGACGCTGATCCCGGCCGATCGCCTGATCGCCAACGTCAACGGCGTGATGAACGCGGTGATGGTCAACGGTGACGCTGCCGGTTCGACCCTGTTCTACGGCGCTGGCGCCGGCATGGAGCCGACCGCTTCGTCGGTGATCGCGGATCTGGTGGACGTGGTTCGCGCCATGACCTCCGATCCGGAAAACCGCGTGCCGCACCTGGCCTTCCAGCCGGACTCGCTGTCGGCCCACCCGATCCTGCCGATCGAAGCCTGCGAAAGCGCCTACTACCTGCGCATTCAGGCCAAGGACCATCCGGGCGTACTCGCTCAGGTGGCGAGCATCCTGTCGGAGCGCGGCATCAACATCGAGTCGATCATGCAGAAGGAAGTCGAGGAACACGACGGCCTGGTGCCGATGATCCTGCTGACCCACCGCGTGCTGGAACAGCACATCAACGATGCGATCGCCGCCCTCGAAGCCCTGGCGGGCGTGGTCGGTCCGGTTGTGCGGATCCGCGTCGAGCACTTGAACTAA
- the thrC gene encoding threonine synthase has protein sequence MRYISTRGQAPALNFEDVLLAGLATDGGLYVPENLPRFTQEEIASWAGLPYHELAFRVMRPFVTGSIPDADFKKILEETYGVFSHNAVAPLRQLNGNEWVLELFHGPTLAFKDFALQLLGRLLDYVLEKRGERVVIVGATSGDTGSAAIEGCKHCENVDIFILHPHNRVSEVQRRQMTTILGENIHNIAIEGNFDDCQEMVKASFADQSFLKGTRLVAVNSINWARIMAQIVYYFHAALQLGGPARSVSFSVPTGNFGDIFAGYLARNMGLPINQLIVATNRNDILHRFMSGNQYVKETLHATLSPSMDIMVSSNFERLLFDLHGRNGAAIAGLMDSFKQGGGFSVEQERWTEARKLFDSLAVDDAQTCETIAEVFEQTGEVLDPHTAIGVKAARECRRSLDIPMVILGTAHPVKFPDAVEKAGVGKALELPAHLSDLFEREERCTVLANELKAVQAFVSQHGNRGKPL, from the coding sequence ATGCGTTACATCAGTACCCGCGGCCAGGCACCGGCCCTGAATTTCGAAGACGTCCTGCTGGCCGGTCTCGCCACCGACGGCGGTCTGTACGTCCCGGAAAACCTGCCACGTTTCACCCAGGAAGAAATCGCTTCCTGGGCCGGCCTGCCGTATCACGAGCTGGCCTTCCGGGTGATGCGCCCGTTCGTGACCGGCAGCATTCCGGATGCCGATTTCAAAAAGATCCTCGAAGAAACCTACGGTGTGTTCTCGCACAACGCCGTGGCGCCGCTGCGTCAGTTGAACGGCAACGAATGGGTGCTGGAGCTGTTCCACGGCCCGACCCTGGCGTTCAAGGACTTCGCCCTGCAACTGCTCGGTCGTTTGCTCGACTACGTGCTGGAAAAGCGCGGCGAGCGCGTGGTGATCGTCGGCGCCACCTCCGGTGACACCGGTTCGGCCGCCATCGAAGGCTGCAAGCACTGTGAAAACGTCGACATCTTCATCCTGCACCCGCACAACCGTGTGTCCGAAGTGCAGCGTCGGCAGATGACCACCATCCTCGGTGAGAACATCCACAACATCGCCATCGAAGGCAACTTCGACGACTGCCAGGAAATGGTCAAGGCAAGCTTCGCTGACCAGAGCTTCCTCAAGGGCACGCGTCTGGTGGCGGTGAATTCGATCAACTGGGCGCGGATCATGGCCCAGATCGTTTACTACTTCCACGCAGCGCTGCAATTGGGCGGCCCGGCACGTTCGGTGTCGTTCTCGGTGCCGACCGGCAACTTCGGCGACATCTTCGCCGGTTACCTGGCGCGCAACATGGGTCTGCCGATCAACCAGTTGATCGTCGCCACCAACCGCAACGACATCCTGCACCGCTTCATGAGCGGCAACCAGTACGTCAAGGAAACCCTGCACGCCACCCTGTCGCCGTCGATGGACATCATGGTCTCGTCGAACTTCGAACGCCTGCTGTTCGACCTGCACGGTCGCAACGGTGCGGCGATTGCCGGTCTGATGGATTCGTTCAAGCAGGGCGGCGGTTTCAGCGTCGAACAGGAACGCTGGACCGAGGCGCGCAAACTGTTCGACTCGCTGGCCGTGGATGATGCGCAAACCTGCGAAACCATCGCCGAAGTCTTCGAACAGACCGGTGAGGTGCTCGATCCGCACACGGCCATCGGTGTGAAAGCCGCACGCGAATGCCGTCGCAGCCTGGATATCCCGATGGTGATCCTGGGCACGGCGCATCCGGTCAAATTCCCGGATGCCGTGGAAAAAGCCGGTGTAGGAAAAGCTCTCGAGCTACCTGCACATCTTTCTGATTTGTTTGAGAGAGAAGAGCGCTGCACAGTTTTGGCAAACGAGCTGAAAGCCGTGCAGGCCTTTGTCAGCCAGCATGGCAATCGCGGCAAGCCGCTTTAA
- a CDS encoding transporter substrate-binding domain-containing protein yields the protein MRFYSGLRPALSWLFLLGLSGFLQLTEAAHLTMHSEGVELNIQPIELDAQERQWIRENPRVTVASVQYPLYLFQDEHGQWSGLNNDVLKHISAMTGLQFVHQESFSTNHMLERLESGVADMSTTLAMNEERRQFLDFSHAFGGAGWVFVGRAGLPAVQSLEELEKRVLVLPARHALEDSIRRDHPLIEIRSVKTYAEARALVESGEAYATIENEIGAQLFPSGLLKVGGLVEGKWEADHLAVRKGLPELLSILNKALGAFSVAELRAMRLKWLDGISPAPAPSFVARLIKWGCWAMGALGVLGLLSLFWNRRLATEIKQRREAEKGLGDQLAFQHALIDAMPDPVFVRDLQGRLIMCNRSYEEALGVRFEQVQGRTLYEFDALPPATSLMLHDEFMVQLRTRKTRFSKRQLLFRNGSRHIYQWTVPFYGVDGKLRGLLGGWTDITQCRTESGCRCPQ from the coding sequence ATGCGGTTTTATTCAGGATTGAGGCCAGCGCTGAGCTGGTTGTTTTTGTTGGGGCTGTCGGGGTTTCTGCAATTGACCGAGGCAGCTCATCTGACGATGCATTCAGAGGGGGTGGAGTTGAATATCCAGCCCATCGAGCTGGACGCGCAAGAGCGACAGTGGATTCGTGAAAACCCCAGGGTGACAGTCGCCTCGGTGCAATACCCGTTGTATCTGTTTCAGGACGAACACGGTCAGTGGAGTGGCTTGAACAACGATGTGCTCAAGCACATCAGCGCCATGACCGGTTTGCAGTTCGTGCATCAGGAATCGTTCTCCACCAACCACATGCTGGAACGCCTGGAAAGCGGCGTCGCCGACATGAGTACGACACTGGCCATGAACGAGGAGCGCAGGCAGTTCCTCGATTTCAGCCATGCCTTCGGAGGAGCGGGGTGGGTGTTCGTCGGGCGGGCAGGTTTGCCGGCGGTGCAGTCGCTTGAAGAGCTGGAGAAACGGGTCCTGGTGTTGCCGGCCAGGCATGCGCTGGAGGACAGTATCCGGCGCGACCACCCGTTGATCGAGATTCGTTCGGTCAAGACCTACGCCGAGGCCCGGGCGCTGGTGGAGAGTGGCGAGGCTTATGCCACGATTGAAAACGAGATCGGTGCGCAGCTGTTTCCATCAGGCTTGCTCAAGGTCGGTGGTCTGGTCGAGGGCAAGTGGGAGGCGGATCATCTGGCGGTGCGCAAAGGCCTGCCTGAGTTGCTGAGCATTCTCAACAAGGCCCTCGGTGCTTTCTCGGTCGCCGAGTTGCGGGCGATGCGCCTGAAGTGGCTGGACGGTATTTCACCTGCACCGGCACCGTCGTTCGTGGCGCGGCTGATCAAGTGGGGATGCTGGGCGATGGGGGCGCTCGGAGTATTGGGCCTGCTTTCGCTGTTTTGGAATCGTCGGCTTGCTACCGAGATAAAACAGCGCCGGGAGGCCGAAAAGGGCTTGGGCGATCAACTGGCCTTTCAGCATGCACTGATCGATGCGATGCCCGATCCCGTGTTTGTGCGTGATCTGCAGGGACGCTTGATCATGTGCAACCGCAGCTATGAAGAAGCGCTCGGCGTCCGTTTCGAGCAAGTGCAAGGACGAACGCTGTATGAGTTCGATGCGCTTCCGCCAGCCACGTCACTAATGCTGCATGACGAGTTCATGGTGCAATTGCGCACACGCAAGACGCGCTTCAGCAAACGACAGTTATTGTTCAGGAATGGCTCCCGGCACATCTATCAATGGACGGTGCCCTTTTACGGTGTCGATGGGAAGTTGCGTGGCCTGCTGGGTGGCTGGACGGATATCACCCAGTGCCGGACCGAGAGCGGGTGTCGTTGTCCGCAGTGA
- a CDS encoding DNA-binding protein — protein sequence MRSLKILLLEPNPFQLMALHQMLNAIGIYDVLTAPSLSAAKRSLVRRGTVDIAICNPQLKGGEGVALIRHLVARQEARALILLGVVAPSVQADLEPLLGDEGMKLLGRLHTPVSAVLMRNLLDSYLSSPRRPVIA from the coding sequence ATGCGCTCGCTCAAAATCCTGCTTCTCGAACCCAACCCGTTCCAGTTGATGGCGTTGCACCAGATGCTCAACGCCATCGGTATCTATGACGTGTTGACCGCGCCTTCGCTGAGCGCGGCAAAGCGTTCGCTGGTACGCCGTGGGACTGTCGATATCGCCATCTGCAATCCGCAACTCAAGGGTGGCGAGGGGGTGGCGCTGATCAGGCATCTGGTGGCCCGGCAAGAGGCGCGGGCGCTGATTCTGTTGGGGGTGGTGGCGCCCAGCGTACAGGCCGACCTGGAACCTTTGCTCGGCGATGAAGGGATGAAGCTCCTGGGACGCCTGCACACACCGGTTTCGGCCGTGCTGATGCGCAATCTGCTCGACAGCTATCTGTCGTCGCCCCGACGTCCGGTCATTGCCTGA
- a CDS encoding DUF3509 domain-containing protein: MESISLLLGEALSPYQVTLTPRGLQGECLVTLKNGSGAIMVEREFNRAQLSDKRQLTDVVDGLHRDILIAEGRLEPCVIAALRNAARDKHPGL, translated from the coding sequence ATGGAAAGTATCAGTCTATTGCTCGGTGAGGCTCTGAGCCCGTATCAGGTGACGCTGACCCCTCGCGGTCTGCAGGGTGAATGCCTGGTGACACTGAAGAACGGCAGTGGTGCCATCATGGTGGAACGTGAATTCAATCGGGCGCAATTGAGCGACAAGCGCCAACTGACGGATGTGGTCGATGGCTTGCATCGCGACATCCTGATCGCCGAAGGTCGGCTGGAGCCGTGTGTGATTGCAGCGTTGCGCAACGCTGCCCGCGACAAGCACCCGGGTCTCTGA